In the Eptesicus fuscus isolate TK198812 chromosome 12, DD_ASM_mEF_20220401, whole genome shotgun sequence genome, one interval contains:
- the RAB7A gene encoding ras-related protein Rab-7a — MTSRKKVLLKVIILGDSGVGKTSLMNQYVNKKFSNQYKATIGADFLTKEVMVDDRLVTMQIWDTAGQERFQSLGVAFYRGADCCVLVFDVTAPNTFKTLDSWRDEFLIQASPRDPENFPFVVLGNKIDLENRQVATKRAQAWCYSKNNIPYFETSAKEAINVEQAFQTIARNALKQETEVELYNEFPEPIKLDKNDRAKASAESCSC, encoded by the exons ATGACCTCTAGGAAGAAAGTGTTGCTGAAGGTTATCATCCTGGGAGATTCAGG AGTTGGTAAGACATCACTCATGAACCAGTATGTGAACAAGAAATTCAGTAATCAGTACAAAGCCACAATAGGAGCAGACTTTCTGACAAAGGAGGTGATGGTGGATGACAGACTAGTTACAATGCAG ATCTGGGACACAGCAGGACAGGAACGGTTCCAGTCTCTTGGTGTGGCCTTCTATAGAGGTGCAGACTGCTGCGTTCTGGTATTTGACGTGACTGCCCCCAACACATTCAAAACCCTTGATAGTTGGAGAGATGAGTTTCTCATCCAGGCCAGTCCTCGGGATCCTGAAAACTTTCCTTTCGTGGTGTTGGGAAATAAGATTGACCTTGAAAACAGACAA GTGGCCACGAAACGAGCACAGGCCTGGTGCTACAGCAAAAACAACATTCCCTACTTCGAGACCAGTGCCAAGGAGGCCATCAACGTGGAGCAGGCATTCCAGACGATTGCACGGAATGCACTTAAACAG GAAACGGAGGTGGAACTGTACAATGAATTTCCTGAACCCATCAAACTGGACAAGAACGACCGAGCCAAAGCCTCGGCAGAAAGCTGCAGTTGCTGA
- the LOC129150860 gene encoding histone H1.10 has product MSVELEEALPLTTADGAAKKAAKASGSAALSPSKKRKNKKKNQPGKYSQLVVETIRRLGERNGSSLAKIYTEAKKVPWFDQQNGRTYLKYSIKALVQNDTLLQVKGTGANGSFKLNRKKVEGGGERRGGSAAATVPAPAVHKAKKAAPGAAAPRRADPKPEKRSHKKGAASKKHKGGKAKKAAAAAAGKVKKAAKPSVPKVPKGRK; this is encoded by the coding sequence ATGTCTGTGGAGCTTGAGGAGGCCCTGCCGCTGACGACCGCCGACGGAGCGGCCAAGAAGGCGGCCAAAGCTAGCGGCTCGGCGGCGCTGTCCCCGTccaagaagaggaagaacaagaagaaaaaccaGCCGGGCAAGTACAGCCAGCTGGTGGTGGAGACCATTCGCAGGCTGGGCGAGCGCAACGGCTCGTCGCTGGCCAAGATCTACACGGAGGCCAAGAAGGTGCCGTGGTTCGACCAACAGAATGGGCGCACCTACCTGAAGTATTCCATCAAGGCCCTGGTGCAGAACGACACGCTCCTGCAGGTGAAGGGCACCGGCGCCAACGGCTCCTTCAAGCTCAACCGCAAGAAGGTGGAGGGCGGCGGCGAGCGGCGCGGAGGCTCGGCGGCCGCCACCGTCCCGGCCCCCGCCGTGCACAAGGCCAAGAAGGCGGCCCCGGGCGCGGCGGCACCCCGGCGCGCGGACCCGAAGCCCGAGAAGCGCTCGCACAAGAAGGGCGCCGCCTCCAAGAAGCACAAAGGCGGCAAGGCCAagaaggcggcggcggcggcggcgggcaagGTGAAGAAGGCCGCCAAGCCCAGCGTCCCCAAAGTGCCGAAGGGCCGCAAGTGA